One Fusarium falciforme chromosome 1, complete sequence genomic window carries:
- a CDS encoding Peptide-methionine (S)-S-oxide reductase — protein MPFTHLPPFLARLARPFTQSALLSVAPESSAGPIPDGAQLCTVAAGCFWGTEHLYRRHFAGKGLIDAKVGYIGGDLENPSYRAVCGGKTGHAEAAQIIFDPSKVSYAQLLEFFYSMHDPTTLNAQGPDTGPQYRSAIYFHDAEQEKIARDITAKANAQWWKGGIVTEIAPAGKWWSAEEYHQLYLKNNPSGYECPSHYLRPFPPLK, from the exons ATGCCCTTCACACACCTCCCCCCCTTCCTGGCGCGCCTCGCCCGTCCCTTCACCCAATCCGCCCTCCTCTCGGTCGCCCCAGAGTCCTCTGCCGGACCAATCCCCGACGGCGCCCAGCTCTGTACCGTCGCCGCTGGCTGCTTCTGGGGAACAGAGCACCTGTACCGCAGGCACTTTGCCGGCAAGGGCCTCATCGACGCCAAGGTCGGATACATTGGCGGAGACCTCGAGAACCCGAGCTACCGCGCCGTCTGCGGCGGCAAGACTGGCC ATGCCGAGGCTGCTCAAATCATCTTTGACCCCTCCAAGGTCTCGTACGCACAGCTCCTCGAGTTCTTCTACTCCATGCACGACCCCACGACCCTCAACGCCCAGGGCCCCGACACTGGCCCCCAGTACCGCTCCGCCATCTACTTCCACGACGccgagcaggagaagattgCGCGCGACATTACGGCAAAGGCCAATGCCCAGTGGTGGAAGGGAGGCATCGTCACCGAGATCGCGCCCGCCGGCAAGTGGTGGTCCGCTGAGGAGTATCACCAGCTGTACCTCAAGAACAACCCCAGTGGTTATGAGTGCCCCAGTCACTACCTGAGGCCGTTTCCCCCTCTGAAGTGA
- a CDS encoding Amidohydro-rel domain-containing protein, with the protein MPCRSLGCAASARATASSAAAFNPAQPRHFTRTFIFTYKSTPTDHGSLKRQRLLGSRRPPSFLSRDSPPRARSLTLFPRQNPPPPTSPPCPDDLNTTNSIANRVQSLIFGHATAAAATAAMTTPPRPLAERIPPGAWDSHMHVLDVENYALSPTAMYRPNSHSLQEALSFEAQVGIRNIVLVQPSIYGLDNTCLIDTLRDLGPERGRGVVAFDPPAMTPDTLREWHDLGVRAVRLNVQSNELTVDAQELADQLHEYADVVRPFGWAVQVYVPMHMITLLEPIVPSLNIRFCIDHIGYPSLRGHNSTDPYDLPGFASLARLLKNGHTYVKLSAPYRMSLRPDHSDIEPIAKEVIRLGGTTRVVFATDWPHTRYEGLDIKPWMETVLDWCGDDEYLIQRLFTGNAEDLWDVSKSS; encoded by the coding sequence ATGCCGTGTCGAAGCCTCGGATGCGCCGCCTCAGCAAGGGCTACTGCATCCTCTGCTGCAGCCTTTAACCCAGCACAGCCCAGGCATTTCACTCGCACATTTATCTTTACCTACaaatcaacaccaacagatCATGGCTCCTTGAAAAGGCAACGTCTTCTTGGCTCCCGTCGGCCTCCCTCCTTCCTCTCCCGGGACTCGCCGCCCCGCGCTCGGAGCTTGACCCTCTTTCCCCGCCAGAACCCGCCGCCTCCGACTTCGCCGCCGTGTCCCGACGACCTAAACACCACCAACTCCATCGCGAACCGCGTCCAGAGCCTCATCTTTGGCCATgcgactgctgctgccgccaccGCCGCCATGACGACCCCCCCACGCCCCCTCGCCGAGCGCATCCCCCCCGGCGCATGGGACTCGCACATGCACGTCCTCGACGTCGAAAACTACGCCCTCTCCCCCACCGCCATGTACCGCCCCAACTCGCACTCCCTCCAAGAAGCCCTCTCCTTTGAAGCTCAAGTCGGCATCCGCAacatcgtcctcgtccagcCCTCCATCTACGGCCTCGACAACACCTGCCTGATCGACACCCTGCGCGACCTGGGCCCCGAGCGGGGGAGGGGCGTCGTCGCCTTCGACCCGCCCGCCATGACCCCCGACACCCTGCGCGAGTGGCATGACCTAGGCGTCAGGGCTGTGAGGTTGAACGTGCAGTCTAACGAGCTCACCGTTGACGCGCAGGAGCTGGCCGATCAGCTGCACGAGTACGCCGATGTTGTGCGACCGTTTGGATGGGCTGTTCAGGTCTATGTTCCCATGCATATGATTACCCTCCTGGAGCCCATTGTCCCCTCCCTCAACATCCGTTTTTGTATAGACCATATTGGTTATCCATCTTTGAGAGGTCATAATAGCACCGACCCATACGACCTGCCTGGATTCGCGTCTCTAGCCCGTCTCCTCAAGAATGGACACACATACGTCAAGTTATCAGCTCCTTATCGCATGAGCTTGCGACCAGATCATAGCGACATTGAGCCCATCGCAAAGGAGGTCATTCGCCTAGGAGGCACCACTCGTGTAGTCTTTGCAACCGATTGGCCTCATACAAGGTACGAGGGGTTGGATATCAAGCCATGGATGGAGACTGTCCTCGACTGGtgcggcgacgacgagtacCTCATCCAGAGGCTGTTTACCGGAAATGCAGAGGACTTGTGGGATGTTTCAAAATCATCATGA
- a CDS encoding Threonine dehydratase — translation MPSVHEPPVVPVVANGVVNGTNGDTRPHTPTTGMALTEYSANPSTPSEEKRAQIKEIVPEEYLLPTGYPDYLRLIASATSRVYEACKVTPLTHAVNLSNRLECKVLLKREDEQPVFSFKLRGAYNKMAHLDPAKSWKGVVCCSAGNHAQGVAYSARKLKIPATIVMPEATPSIKHLNVARLGGHVVLHGADFDAAKEECARRSKQDGLINIPPFDDPYVIAGQGTIGNELFGQVNMAKVEAIFCGVGGGGLIAGIGLYVKRMAPHVKIIGVEAHDANAMAESLKKGERVLLKEVGLFADGAAVKIPGEETFRIAKEVVDDVIEVSTDEICAAIKDMYDDTRSGLEPAGALSIAGLKKYVSQNPSRDSKRTLIAVTSGANMNFDRLRFVAERASMGEGKEALLAVQIPERPGSFAELINTIMPHAVTEFSYRYASDEVANILIGLSLTAPAAQRSEELRMLIERIKSGNMNVSDLSQDELAKSHIRYLVGGRSGVPHERLYMFTFPERPGALEKFLVTLRPKFNISLFQYRNYGGDVGKIVTGIVCPDDEVPELENFLRKIGYPYEDCTDSDVFKTFLRT, via the exons ATGCCTTCAGTACATGAGCCCCCTGTGGTCCCCGTCGTCGCCAATGGCGTCGTCAATGGAACCAACGGCGACACTAGGCCGCATACTCCTACTACCGGCATGGCTTTGACTGAATACAGCGCCAACCCTTCGACGCCGTCCGAGGAGAAGCGCGctcagatcaaggagatAGTACCAGAGGAGTATCTTCTTCCCACGGGTTATCCTGAC TACCTTCGCCTTATCGCCAGCGCCACGTCCCGAGTCTACGAGGCCTGCAAGGTCACCCCCCTCACCCACGCCGTCAACCTGAGCAACCGACTCGAGTGCAAGGTCCTCCTCAAGCGCGAGGATGAACAGCCCGTCTTCAGCTTCAAGCTGCGCGGCGCCTACAACAAGATGGCCCACCTCGATCCGGCCAAGAGCTGGAAGGGTGTTGTCTGCTGCTCTGCTGGTAACCACGCCCAGGGTGTTGCCTATTCGGCTCGCAAGCTCAAGATCCCCGCGACCATTGTCATGCCCGAGGCGACACCTAGTATCAAGCACTTGAACGTCGCCCGGCTCGGTGGTCATGTCGTGTTGCATGGCGCGGACTTTGATGCTGCCAAGGAAGAGTGCGCCAGGCGGTCGAAGCAGGATGGGCTCATCAACATCCCGCCGTTTGACGATCCGTATGTCATTGCCGGTCAGGGAACCATTGGAAACGAGCTCTTTGGTCAggtcaacatggccaaggtgGAGGCCATCTTCTGCGGtgttggaggtggtggtctcATTGCTGGAATCGGCCTCTATGTCAAGCGCATGGCTCCCCATGTCAAGATCATTGGTGTCGAGGCCCACGACGCCAATGCCATGGCAGAGTCCTTGAAAAAGGGCGAGCGGGTCTTGCTCAAGGAGGTCGGTCTGTTCGCCGATGGTGCCGCCGTCAAGATCCCCGGAGAGGAGACGTTCcgcatcgccaaggaggTTGTCGACGATGTTATCGAGGTCTCAACTGATGAGATCTGTGCCGCCATCAAGGACATGTACGACGACACCCGCTCAGGCCTGGAGCCAGCTGGTGCCCTGTCCATCGCCGGTCTGAAGAAATACGTTTCCCAGAACCCTTCGAGAGACTCAAAGCGCACGCTCATCGCCGTGACGTCGGGCGCCAACATGAACTTTGATCGTCTGAGATTTGTTGCCGAGCGTGCCAGCATGGGTGAGGGCAAGGAGGCTCTGCTTGCCGTCCAGATCCCTGAGCGCCCTGGTTCCTTTGCCgagctcatcaacaccatcatgcCCCATGCTGTTACCGAGTTTTCATACCGATACGCGAGCGATGAGGTGGCCAACATCCTCATCGGTCTCTCACTTACAGCACCTGCTGCGCAACGATCCGAGGAGCTTCGCATGCTTATCGAGCGCATCAAGTCCGGCAATATGAACGTGTCGGACCTGTCGCAGGATGAGCTCGCCAAGAGCCATATCCGATATCTTGTCGGTGGTCGATCCGGTGTTCCTCACGAGCGGCTATACATGTTCACCTTCCCCGAGCGTCCAGGTGCTCTGGAGAAGTTCTTGGTGACATTGCGGCCCAAGTTCAATATCAGCCTGTTCCAGTACCGTAACTACGGCGGAGACGTGGGCAAGATCGTCACAGGCATCGTGTGCCCTGACGACGAGGTTCCCGAGCTGGAAAACTTTTTGCGCAAGATCGGATATCCTTACGAGGACTGTACCGACTCGGACGTCTTCAAGACATTCCTGAGAACCTAG